A single Saccopteryx bilineata isolate mSacBil1 chromosome 9, mSacBil1_pri_phased_curated, whole genome shotgun sequence DNA region contains:
- the ZNF821 gene encoding zinc finger protein 821 isoform X2, whose product MSRRKQTNPNKVHCDSEGDEEETTQDEVSSHTSEEDGGVVKVEKELETAEQPVGGNEVVEHEVAENLNSEPLLGLCQCPLCQLDCGSREQLIAHVYQHTAAVVSAKSYMCPVCGRALSSPGSLGRHLLIHSEDQRSNCAVCGARFTSHATFNSEKLPEVLNMESLPPAHSEGPSSADGKDIAFSPPVYPAGILLVCNNCAAYRKLLEAQTPSVRKWALRRQNEPLEVRLQRLERERTAKKSRRDNETPEEREVRRMRDREAKRLQRMQETDEQRARRLQRDREAMRLKRANETPEKRQARLIREREAKRLKRRLEKMDMMLRAQFGQDPSAMAALAAEMNFFQLPVSGVELDSQLLGKMAFDEQNSSSLH is encoded by the exons ATGTCCCGTCGGAAACAGACAAATCCAAATAAAGTTCACT GTGACAGTGAGGGTGATGAAGAGGAGACCACACAAGATGAAGTCTCTTCCCACACGTCAGAGGAAGATGGAGGGGTagtcaaagtggaaaaagagttAGAAACTGCAGAACAGCCTGTTGGTGGGAACGAAGTGGTAGAGCATGAG GTCGCAGAGAATTTGAATTCTGAGCCCTTACTTGGCCTCTGCCAGTGTCCCCTCTGCCAGCTAGACTGTGGGAGTCGGGAGCAGCTGATTGCTCACGTGTACCAG CACACTGCGGCAGTGGTGAGCGCCAAGAGCTATATGTGTCCTGTCTGTGGCCGGGCCCTTAGCTCTCCAGGGTCGTTGGGTCGGCACCTCCTAATCCACTCCGAGGACCAGCGGTCTAACTGTGCCGTGTGTGGAGCCCGTTTCACCAGCCATGCCACATTTAACAG TGAGAAACTTCCTGAAGTTCTTAATATGGAATCCCTACCCCCAGCCCACAGTGAGGGCCCCTCCAGTGCTGACGGGAAAGACATTGCCTTTAGTCCTCCAGTGTACCCTGCTGGAATTCTGCTTGTGTGCAACAACTGTGCTGCCTACCGTAAGCTGCTGGAAGCCCAGACCCCCAGCGTACGCAAGTGGGCCCTCCGTCGACAGAACGAGCCTTTGGAAGTACGGCTGCAGCGGCTGGAACGAGAGCGCACGGCCAAGAAGAGCCGGCGGGACAATGAGACCCCCGAGGAGCGGGAGGTAAGGCGCATGAGGGACCGTGAGGCCAAGCGCCTGCAGCGCATGCAGGAGACAGACGAGCAGCGGGCACGCCGGCTGCAGCGGGATCGGGAGGCCATGAGGCTCAAGCGGGCCAATGAAACCCCCGAGAAGCGGCAGGCCCGGCTCATCCGGGAGCGGGAGGCTAAGCGGCTCAAGAGGAGGCTGGAGAAAATGGACATGATGTTGCGAGCTCAGTTTGGCCAGGACCCTTCCGCCATGGCAGCCTTAGCAGCTGAAATGAACTTCTTCCAGCTACCTGTGAGTGGGGTGGAGTTGGACAGCCAGCTCCTGGGCAAGATGGCCTTTGACGAGCAGAACAGCAGCTCTCTACACTGA
- the ZNF821 gene encoding zinc finger protein 821 isoform X1, protein MSRRKQTNPNKVHWDQVFAGLEEQARQAMMKTDFPGDLGSQRQAIQQLRDQDSSSSDSEGDEEETTQDEVSSHTSEEDGGVVKVEKELETAEQPVGGNEVVEHEVAENLNSEPLLGLCQCPLCQLDCGSREQLIAHVYQHTAAVVSAKSYMCPVCGRALSSPGSLGRHLLIHSEDQRSNCAVCGARFTSHATFNSEKLPEVLNMESLPPAHSEGPSSADGKDIAFSPPVYPAGILLVCNNCAAYRKLLEAQTPSVRKWALRRQNEPLEVRLQRLERERTAKKSRRDNETPEEREVRRMRDREAKRLQRMQETDEQRARRLQRDREAMRLKRANETPEKRQARLIREREAKRLKRRLEKMDMMLRAQFGQDPSAMAALAAEMNFFQLPVSGVELDSQLLGKMAFDEQNSSSLH, encoded by the exons ATGTCCCGTCGGAAACAGACAAATCCAAATAAAGTTCACT GGGATCAAGTATTTGCTGGATTAGAAGAGCAAGCCCGCCAGGCGATGATGAAAACGGATTTTCCTGGAGACCTTGGCAGTCAGCGACAAGCTATCCAACAACTAAGAGATCAGGACTCCAGTAGCA GTGACAGTGAGGGTGATGAAGAGGAGACCACACAAGATGAAGTCTCTTCCCACACGTCAGAGGAAGATGGAGGGGTagtcaaagtggaaaaagagttAGAAACTGCAGAACAGCCTGTTGGTGGGAACGAAGTGGTAGAGCATGAG GTCGCAGAGAATTTGAATTCTGAGCCCTTACTTGGCCTCTGCCAGTGTCCCCTCTGCCAGCTAGACTGTGGGAGTCGGGAGCAGCTGATTGCTCACGTGTACCAG CACACTGCGGCAGTGGTGAGCGCCAAGAGCTATATGTGTCCTGTCTGTGGCCGGGCCCTTAGCTCTCCAGGGTCGTTGGGTCGGCACCTCCTAATCCACTCCGAGGACCAGCGGTCTAACTGTGCCGTGTGTGGAGCCCGTTTCACCAGCCATGCCACATTTAACAG TGAGAAACTTCCTGAAGTTCTTAATATGGAATCCCTACCCCCAGCCCACAGTGAGGGCCCCTCCAGTGCTGACGGGAAAGACATTGCCTTTAGTCCTCCAGTGTACCCTGCTGGAATTCTGCTTGTGTGCAACAACTGTGCTGCCTACCGTAAGCTGCTGGAAGCCCAGACCCCCAGCGTACGCAAGTGGGCCCTCCGTCGACAGAACGAGCCTTTGGAAGTACGGCTGCAGCGGCTGGAACGAGAGCGCACGGCCAAGAAGAGCCGGCGGGACAATGAGACCCCCGAGGAGCGGGAGGTAAGGCGCATGAGGGACCGTGAGGCCAAGCGCCTGCAGCGCATGCAGGAGACAGACGAGCAGCGGGCACGCCGGCTGCAGCGGGATCGGGAGGCCATGAGGCTCAAGCGGGCCAATGAAACCCCCGAGAAGCGGCAGGCCCGGCTCATCCGGGAGCGGGAGGCTAAGCGGCTCAAGAGGAGGCTGGAGAAAATGGACATGATGTTGCGAGCTCAGTTTGGCCAGGACCCTTCCGCCATGGCAGCCTTAGCAGCTGAAATGAACTTCTTCCAGCTACCTGTGAGTGGGGTGGAGTTGGACAGCCAGCTCCTGGGCAAGATGGCCTTTGACGAGCAGAACAGCAGCTCTCTACACTGA
- the ATXN1L gene encoding ataxin-1-like, which yields MKPVHERSQECLPPKKRDLPVTSEDMGRTTSCSSNHTPSSDASEWSRGVVVAGQSQAGARVSLGGDGAEAITSLTVDQYGMLYKVAVPPATFSPTGLPSMVNMNPLPPTFNVASSLIQHPGIHYPPIHYAQLPSTSLQFIGSPYGLPYAVPPNFLPSPLLSPSANLATSHLPHFVPYASLLAEGATPPPQASSPAHSFNKTPSATSSPGQLPHHSSAQPLDLAPGRMPIYYQMSRLPAGYTLHETPPAGASPVLNPQEGQPAPEAAPANGQRQRERNLVTRESEALDSHNSKGNDQGLVPVVECVVDGQLFSGSQTARVEVAVLAHRGTPDTDLEVQRVVGALASQDYHVVAAQRKDEPSPLNLSHHPPDHQGEGRGSARNPAEMAEKNQAQGFYPQSHQEPVKHRPLPKAMVVANGNLVPTGTDPGLLPIGSEILVASSLDPQARAIFPDKEPTPPPITSSHLPSHFMKGAIIQLATGELKRVEDLQTQDFVRSAEVSGGLKIDSSTVVDIQESQWPGFVMLHFVVGEQQSKVSIEVPPEHPFFVYGQGWSSCSPGRTAQLFSLPCHRLQVGDVCISISLQSLNSNSVSQASCAPPGQLGTPRERPERTVLGPREQCDSEGKSQPSGEGSRVVEPSQPEPGAQACWPAPSFQRYSMQGEGARAALLRPSFIPQEVKLSIEGRSNAGK from the coding sequence ATGAAACCTGTTCATGAGAGGAGTCAGGAATGCCTTCCACCAAAGAAACGAGACCTCCCCGTGACCAGCGAGGATATGGGGAGAACTACCAGCTGCTCATCTAACCACACACCCTCCAGTGATGCCTCCGAGTGGTCCCgaggggtggtggtggcaggTCAGAGCCAGGCAGGAGCCAGAGTCAGCCTGGGGGGTGATGGAGCTGAGGCCATCACTAGTCTGACGGTGGACCAGTATGGCATGCTGTATAAGGTGGCTGTGCCACCTGCCACCTTCTCCCCAACTGGCCTCCCATCCATGGTGAACATGAACCCCTTGCCCCCCACATTTAATGTAGCATCTTCACTGATTCAACATCCAGGAATCCACTATCCCCCAATCCACTATGCTCAGCTCCCATCCACCTCTCTGCAGTTTATTGGGTCTCCTTACGGCCTTCCCTATGCTGTGCCACCTAACTTTCTACCAAGTCCCCTTCTATCCCCTTCTGCCAACCTTGCCACTTCCCACCTTCCACATTTTGTGCCATATGCCTCTCTCCTGGCAGAAGGAGCCACTCCTCCCCCCCAGGCTTCATCCCCggctcactcattcaacaaaacCCCCTCTGCCACCTCttcacctgggcagctgccacaTCACTCCAGTGCTCAGCCACTAGACCTCGCTCCAGGCCGGATGCCTATTTATTACCAGATGTCCAGGCTGCCTGCTGGGTACACCTTGCATGAAACCCCTCCAGCTGGTGCCAGCCCCGTTCTTAACCCTCAGGAGGGCCAGCCTGCTCCGGAAGCAGCCCCTGCCAAtggacagagacagcgagagcgAAATCTAGTAACACGGGAAAGTGAAGCCCTGGACTCTCACAACAGCAAGGGCAACGACCAGGGACTGGTGCCAGTGGTAGAATGTGTGGTGGACGGACAGTTGTTTTCAGGTTCCCAGACTGCACGGGTGGAGGTGGCAGTGCTGGCACACCGAGGGACCCCAGACACCGACCTTGAGGTCCAGCGGGTGGTTGGCGCTTTAGCTTCTCAGGACTATCATGTGGTGGCAGCTCAGAGGAAAGATGAGCCCAGCCCCCTCAACCTGTCCCATCATCCCCCTGACCATCAGGGTGAGGGGCGAGGTTCAGCCAGGAACCCAGCAGAGATGGCTGAGAAAAACCAGGCCCAAGGGTTCTACCCTCAGTCCCATCAGGAACCGGTGAAACACAGACCTTTACCCAAAGCAATGGTTGTAGCCAATGGCAACCTGGTGCCCACTGGAACTGATCCAGGCCTGCTGCCGATAGGTTCGGAGATCCTGGTGGCATCAAGTTTGGACCCGCAGGCCAGAGCCATCTTCCCAGACAAGGAGCCAACACCACCCCCCATTACCTCCTCCCACTTGCCCTCCCATTTCATGAAAGGCGCCATCATCCAGCTGGCGACAGGGGAGCTGAAGCGGGTGGAGGACCTCCAGACCCAGGATTTTGTGCGCAGTGCCGAAGTGAGCGGGGGGCTGAAGATTGACTCGAGCACAGTCGTGGACATTCAGGAGAGCCAGTGGCCTGGATTTGTCATGCTGCATTTTGTGGTTGGTGAGCAGCAGAGCAAAGTGAGCATCGAGGTGCCCCCCGAGCACCCCTTTTTTGTATATGGTCAGGGTTGGTCCTCTTGCAGCCCTGGGCGAACTGCACAGCTCTTCTCTCTGCCCTGCCATCGGCTACAGGTGGGAGATGTCTGCATCTCGATCAGTTTACAGAGCTTGAACAGTAACTCAGTTTCTCAGGCCAGCTGTGCTCCCCCAGGGCAGCTGGGTACCCCCCGAGAAAGGCCTGAGAGGACAGTCTTGGGACCCAGAGAGCAATGTGACAGTGAGGGGAAGAGCCAGCCGTCAGGCGAGGGCTCCCGAGTGGTAGAGCCCTCGCAGCCAGAGCCTGGTGCTCAGGCCTGCTGGCCAGCTCCGAGCTTCCAAAGATACAGCATgcaaggggagggggcaagggctgCGCTACTCCGTCCCTCTTTCATCCCACAGGAGGTAAAGCTGTCCATCGAAGGGCGTTCCAATGCCGGAAAATGA